The DNA segment CCTGGATCGCAGCCCCTCCAGCAGGATGTCCAGCAGCCGCGCCGAGGCCGCCGCCTGCTGCGCGGCATCCGGCAGCGACGGGGCCGCCGTCGCGATCACCAGCAGCACATCGGAGACGGACACATCGGCCCGCAGCTCCCCGGCCGCCCGTGCGCGCTCCACCAACTGCCCCACGACCGCCAGCAGTTCACCGGAGCCGGAGTCCTCCGCGAGGGTGGAGTCCGGCCCCACGAGCCGCAGTTCGGCGGCCCCGGTCTTGAGCCGCTGATGCGGCACCCGGGCCTCCTCGACGACCGAGCGCACACCGCCGGCCGGACCCGCGGAACCCTCCGCGGAGCCGACCCGCAGCACCTGCGGCGGCAGCAGCCTGCCCGCCCCCGACGCCACCGATGTGCGCAGGAACCGGGACAGCGCCGACCACGGCTCGTCCTCCTGCCCGAGCGCCGCCCGCGCCTGCTCGGTGAGCCGGGCGGTCTCCTCCTCGGCTATCCGCCGGACCAGCACGTCCTTGCTGGGAAAGCGCCGGTAGACGGTCCCGACCCCGACCCGTGCGCGCCGCGCCACGTCCTCCATCGGCGCGCCGTAGCCCAGCTCGCCGAACACCTCACGCGCCGCACGCAGCACGTGCTCCAGATTGCGCTGTGCGTCCACCCGCAGCGGCGTCGTGCGCGCCCCGTCCGCGCGCCCGTTCACCGCCGCGACCGCCGGCACCCCCGGCATCGCCGGTCCTCCGGCCACCATCGCGGTGGCGGCCGACCAGTGTGTGTCCTGAATATGCATGTGTTTCCCCCCGGTGCATGACGTCTCCCCCGGAGACACTCCCCGTCACTGATGCCGGAGTGTGCGAAGAGGCACCGGTCGTCGCGGGCCCGCCCGTCGCCGAGCCCGTACGACCACATCCCCTACACCCCGTCGACACGAACATAGTTGAGAGGCAGTCAATTCAGA comes from the Streptomyces sp. SUK 48 genome and includes:
- a CDS encoding helix-turn-helix domain-containing protein encodes the protein MHIQDTHWSAATAMVAGGPAMPGVPAVAAVNGRADGARTTPLRVDAQRNLEHVLRAAREVFGELGYGAPMEDVARRARVGVGTVYRRFPSKDVLVRRIAEEETARLTEQARAALGQEDEPWSALSRFLRTSVASGAGRLLPPQVLRVGSAEGSAGPAGGVRSVVEEARVPHQRLKTGAAELRLVGPDSTLAEDSGSGELLAVVGQLVERARAAGELRADVSVSDVLLVIATAAPSLPDAAQQAAASARLLDILLEGLRSRPAIG